One window of Quercus robur chromosome 12, dhQueRobu3.1, whole genome shotgun sequence genomic DNA carries:
- the LOC126707997 gene encoding mitochondrial carnitine/acylcarnitine carrier-like protein: MGDVAKDLAAGTVGGAAQLICGHPFDTIKVKLQSQPAPLPGQPLKYAGAMDAVRQTLAAEGPRGLYKGMGAPLATVAAFNAVLFSVRGQMEALLRSEPGAPLTVNQQIVCGAGAGVAVSILACPTELIKCRLQAQSALAGSGSAGVAVKYGGPMDVARHVLRSEGGVKGLFKGLVPTMAREVPGNAAMFGVYEALKQYLAGGQDTSKLGRGSLMLAGGLAGGAFWISVYPTDVVKSVIQVDDYKNPKYSGSINAFRKILASEGVKGLYKGFGPAMARSVPANAACFLAYEVTRSSLG, encoded by the exons ATGGGGGATGTAGCAAAGGACTTAGCTGCTGGCACTGTTGGAGGAGCAGCCCAATTGATTTGTGGTCACCCCTTTGACACCATTAAGGTCAAGCTCCAGAGCCAGCCTGCTCCGCTCCCAGGCCAACCTCTCAAGTATGCGGGTGCAATGGATGCTGTCAGGCAAACATTAGCTGCTGAAGGCCCTAGAGGTTTGTACAAAGGTATGGGGGCTCCATTGGCCACTGTGGCTGCCTTCAATGCCGTCCTCTTCTCAGTGAGGGGACAAATGGAGGCATTGTTGCGGTCTGAACCTGGTGCCCCCCTTACAGTTAACCAGCAAATAGTCTGTGGGGCAGGGGCTGGAGTTGCCGTTTCCATCTTAGCATGCCCCACTGAATTGATCAAGTGCAG GTTGCAAGCCCAGAGTGCATTGGCAGGTTCTGGTTCGGCTGGCGTTGCAGTGAAGTATGGAGGACCAATGGATGTGGCCAGGCATGTTCTTAGATCAGAAGGGGGTGTAAAGGGTCTCTTCAAGGGATTGGTTCCCACCATGGCACGTGAGGTTCCAGGAAATGCCGCAATGTTTGGTGTCTACGAAGCCTTGAAGCAGTACCTTGCAGGTGGCCAAGACACATCAAAATTGGGAAGAGGCTCTTTGATGTTGGCTGGAGGCTTAGCTGGAGGTGCCTTCTGGATCTCAGTCTATCCTACTGATGTTGTCAAGAGTGTAATTCAGGTAGATGATTACAAAAATCCCAAGTACTCGGGTTCCATTAATGCTTTTAGAAAGATCCTGGCCTCAGAGGGAGTAAAAGGCCTGTATAAGGGCTTTGGACCTGCCATGGCCCGAAGTGTGCCTGCAAATGCTGCATGCTTCTTGGCATATGAGGTGACAAGATCAAGTTTGGGTTAA